One genomic segment of Theobroma cacao cultivar B97-61/B2 chromosome 6, Criollo_cocoa_genome_V2, whole genome shotgun sequence includes these proteins:
- the LOC18597001 gene encoding receptor-like serine/threonine-protein kinase SD1-8 isoform X1, translating into MGTIRNHHFCSFFLFFAFLAIFPTISFSIDTLTATQSIINNQTLVSPGDVFEFGFFTLENPGEWYVGIWYKNIPVRTYVWIANRDKPLANSSGIFKLEDRNIVLLDQGQNLVWSSNITKGDNPVAQLLDSGNLVLKEANINDETNHYLWQSFDYPTDTLLPDMKLGWDLNAGFNRFLTAWRTKGDPSSGDFSFKLDYHGFPEIFLWNKQRREYRSGPWNGLRFSGVPEMKPLDYISFNFVTNQDEVYYSFSITNKNLFSRLIVTPTGTLQRLTWIPDTEEWNPFWYAPKDQCDNYRECGQYGICDSNASPVCKCPKGFSPKNQQAWNLRDGSGGCIRKTDLDCTKDKFLHLPNMKLPEGTSSFVDKNMTLKDCAALCSRNCSCTAYSNSDIRNGGKGCVIWIGDLIDMRQYTDGGGQDLFVRLAASDLGDGGNTTALIIGITVSAGVLLLGLIAYVVWKRKAMQNKGKIGKKGPHERSQDFLLNEVVISSKKEFSAESQPDELELPLFDFDTIATATDNFSDEKKLGQGGFGCVYMGRLVEGQEIAVKRLSKNSGQGTEEFKNEVRLIARLQHRNLVRLLGCCIEMDEKMLVYEYMEHRSLDSVLFNKARSSLLNWQRRFNIICGTARGLLYLHQDSRFRIIHRDLKASNILLDGEMNPKISDFGMARIFGGDQTEANTKRVVGTYGYMSPEYAMDGLFSAKSDVFSFGVLVLEVVSGKKNRGFYHSNSELNLLGHAWRLWKEGKGMDLIDSAVGDSYNAQEVLRCIQVGLLCVQERAEDRPSMSTVVLMLNSETATMPQPKTPGFCLGRRSTLETDSSNSKQDESCTVNQVTVTMLDAR; encoded by the exons ATGGGAACTATAAGAAATCACCATTTTTGTAGCTTCTTCTTGTTCTTCGCTTTCCTAGCTATCTTCCCAACAATTTCCTTCTCCATTGACACCTTAACTGCTACTCAGTCTATCATAAATAACCAAACTCTCGTCTCCCCAGGTGATGTTTTCGAGTTTGGGTTCTTCACCCTGGAAAATCCAGGTGAATGGTACGTGGGGATATGGTACAAGAACATTCCTGTCAGAACATACGTGTGGATTGCCAACAGAGACAAACCACTCGCGAACTCGTCAGGTATTTTCAAGCTGGAGGATCGAAACATCGTTCTTCTTGACCAAGGACAGAATCTTGTATGGTCATCAAACATAACAAAGGGTGACAACCCTGTTGCACAGTTGTTGGACTCTGGAAATTTGGTTCTAAAAGAAGCAAACATCAACGATGAGACCAACCATTACCTCTGGCAGAGCTTTGATTACCCTACAGATACTTTATTACCAGATATGAAGCTTGGATGGGATCTAAACGCAGGGTTTAACAGATTCTTAACAGCTTGGAGAACTAAAGGAGACCCTTCATCTGGGGATTTCTCATTCAAGCTAGATTATCATGGATTTCCAGAAATATTCTTGTGGAACAAGCAAAGGAGAGAATACAGAAGCGGTCCATGGAACGGTCTAAGGTTTAGCGGTGTTCCGGAAATGAAACCTCTTGATTATATCAGCTTCAACTTTGTCACCAACCAAGATGAGGTATACTACTCATTTTCTATAACAAACAAGAACTTGTTTTCCAGGTTGATAGTTACTCCAACTGGGACTCTTCAAAGATTAACATGGATCCCTGATACTGAAGAATGGAATCCATTTTGGTACGCACCAAAAGACCAGTGTGACAATTACCGGGAGTGCGGTCAGTATGGTATATGTGACAGCAACGCATCTCCAGTTTGCAAATGCCCAAAAGGGTTCAGTCCCAAGAATCAGCAAGCATGGAATTTGAGGGATGGGTCTGGTGGGTGTATTCGGAAGACGGATCTAGATTGCACCAAGGACAAGTTCTTGCACCTGCCTAATATGAAGCTGCCAGAAGGTACTTCTTCATTCGTGGACAAAAATATGACCCTAAAGGATTGTGCAGCTTTGTGCTCCAGGAACTGTTCTTGTACTGCTTATTCTAACTCAGATATTCGAAATGGAGGCAAAGGTTGTGTTATTTGGATTGGTGACCTGATTGATATGAGGCAATATACAGATGGTGGTGGTCAAGATCTCTTTGTTAGATTGGCAGCTTCTGATCTAG GAGATGGTGGGAACACTACTGCTCTAATCATAGGCATTACGGTGAGTGCTGGTGTTTTGCTTTTAGGGCTGATAGCCTATGTGGTATGGAAGAGAAAGGCAATgcaaaataaaggaaaaataggAAAGAAAG GTCCTCATGAAAGAAGCCAAGATTTTCTACTGAATGAGGTGGTTATCTCAAGTAAGAAGGAATTCTCGGCTGAAAGTCAACCTGATGAACTAGAATTACCgttgtttgattttgatacCATAGCAACAGCTACAGATAACTTTTCTGATGAAAAAAAACTTGGGCAAGGTGGTTTTGGCTGCGtatacatg GGTAGGTTGGTTGAGGGTCAAGAAATAGCAGTAAAAAGGCTCTCAAAGAACTCTGGGCAAGGGACTGAAGAATTCAAGAATGAGGTTAGATTGATTGCAAGGCTTCAACATAGGAATCTTGTACGACTTCTTGGTTGCTGCATTGAGATGGATGAGAAGATGCTAGTCTATGAGTACATGGAACACAGGAGCCTGGATTCGGTTTTATTCA ATAAAGCAAGAAGCTCCTTATTAAATTGGCAAAGGCGCTTCAACATTATTTGCGGCACTGCTCGAGGACTTCTATATCTTCACCAGGATTCCAGATTTAGGATCATCCATAGAGATCTCAAAGCAAGCAACATTTTGCTTGATGGAGAAATGAACCCGAAAATTTCAGATTTTGGCATGGCTAGAATTTTTGGTGGTGATCAAACAGAGGCAAATACTAAGAGAGTAGTTGGAACCTA TGGCTATATGTCACCTGAATATGCAATGGATGGTCTCTTCTCAGCAAAATCAGATGTTTTTAGCTTTGGTGTTCTGGTGTTGGAGGTTGTAAGTGGCAAGAAGAACAGAGGATTTTATCACTCAAACAGTGAACTCAACCTTCTTGGCCAT GCTTGGAGATTGTGGAAAGAAGGGAAGGGAATGGACTTAATAGATTCAGCAGTAGGTGATTCCTATAATGCACAAGAAGTACTTAGGTGTATACAGGTTGGCCTTTTGTGTGTGCAAGAGCGTGCAGAAGACAGGCCAAGTATGTCGACCGTGGTTTTGATGTTGAATAGTGAAACAGCAACAATGCCCCAGCCTAAAACCCCTGGCTTTTGCCTAGGACGAAGAAGTACTCTCGAAACTGATTCATCTAACAGTAAGCAAGATGAATCATGCACTGTGAACCAAGTCACAGTTACAATGCTAGATGCCAGGTAA
- the LOC18597001 gene encoding receptor-like serine/threonine-protein kinase SD1-8 isoform X3 — protein sequence MLGKLLTTGLAQLYRNGNIITSQKTRNGDGGNTTALIIGITVSAGVLLLGLIAYVVWKRKAMQNKGKIGKKGPHERSQDFLLNEVVISSKKEFSAESQPDELELPLFDFDTIATATDNFSDEKKLGQGGFGCVYMGRLVEGQEIAVKRLSKNSGQGTEEFKNEVRLIARLQHRNLVRLLGCCIEMDEKMLVYEYMEHRSLDSVLFNKARSSLLNWQRRFNIICGTARGLLYLHQDSRFRIIHRDLKASNILLDGEMNPKISDFGMARIFGGDQTEANTKRVVGTYGYMSPEYAMDGLFSAKSDVFSFGVLVLEVVSGKKNRGFYHSNSELNLLGHAWRLWKEGKGMDLIDSAVGDSYNAQEVLRCIQVGLLCVQERAEDRPSMSTVVLMLNSETATMPQPKTPGFCLGRRSTLETDSSNSKQDESCTVNQVTVTMLDAR from the exons ATGCTGGGAAAACTCCTGACCACAGGCCTAGCTCAACTATATAGGAATGGGAATATAATAACTTCCCAGAAAACAAGAAATG GAGATGGTGGGAACACTACTGCTCTAATCATAGGCATTACGGTGAGTGCTGGTGTTTTGCTTTTAGGGCTGATAGCCTATGTGGTATGGAAGAGAAAGGCAATgcaaaataaaggaaaaataggAAAGAAAG GTCCTCATGAAAGAAGCCAAGATTTTCTACTGAATGAGGTGGTTATCTCAAGTAAGAAGGAATTCTCGGCTGAAAGTCAACCTGATGAACTAGAATTACCgttgtttgattttgatacCATAGCAACAGCTACAGATAACTTTTCTGATGAAAAAAAACTTGGGCAAGGTGGTTTTGGCTGCGtatacatg GGTAGGTTGGTTGAGGGTCAAGAAATAGCAGTAAAAAGGCTCTCAAAGAACTCTGGGCAAGGGACTGAAGAATTCAAGAATGAGGTTAGATTGATTGCAAGGCTTCAACATAGGAATCTTGTACGACTTCTTGGTTGCTGCATTGAGATGGATGAGAAGATGCTAGTCTATGAGTACATGGAACACAGGAGCCTGGATTCGGTTTTATTCA ATAAAGCAAGAAGCTCCTTATTAAATTGGCAAAGGCGCTTCAACATTATTTGCGGCACTGCTCGAGGACTTCTATATCTTCACCAGGATTCCAGATTTAGGATCATCCATAGAGATCTCAAAGCAAGCAACATTTTGCTTGATGGAGAAATGAACCCGAAAATTTCAGATTTTGGCATGGCTAGAATTTTTGGTGGTGATCAAACAGAGGCAAATACTAAGAGAGTAGTTGGAACCTA TGGCTATATGTCACCTGAATATGCAATGGATGGTCTCTTCTCAGCAAAATCAGATGTTTTTAGCTTTGGTGTTCTGGTGTTGGAGGTTGTAAGTGGCAAGAAGAACAGAGGATTTTATCACTCAAACAGTGAACTCAACCTTCTTGGCCAT GCTTGGAGATTGTGGAAAGAAGGGAAGGGAATGGACTTAATAGATTCAGCAGTAGGTGATTCCTATAATGCACAAGAAGTACTTAGGTGTATACAGGTTGGCCTTTTGTGTGTGCAAGAGCGTGCAGAAGACAGGCCAAGTATGTCGACCGTGGTTTTGATGTTGAATAGTGAAACAGCAACAATGCCCCAGCCTAAAACCCCTGGCTTTTGCCTAGGACGAAGAAGTACTCTCGAAACTGATTCATCTAACAGTAAGCAAGATGAATCATGCACTGTGAACCAAGTCACAGTTACAATGCTAGATGCCAGGTAA
- the LOC18597001 gene encoding receptor-like serine/threonine-protein kinase SD1-8 isoform X2 → MGTIRNHHFCSFFLFFAFLAIFPTISFSIDTLTATQSIINNQTLVSPGDVFEFGFFTLENPGEWYVGIWYKNIPVRTYVWIANRDKPLANSSGIFKLEDRNIVLLDQGQNLVWSSNITKGDNPVAQLLDSGNLVLKEANINDETNHYLWQSFDYPTDTLLPDMKLGWDLNAGFNRFLTAWRTKGDPSSGDFSFKLDYHGFPEIFLWNKQRREYRSGPWNGLRFSGVPEMKPLDYISFNFVTNQDEVYYSFSITNKNLFSRLIVTPTGTLQRLTWIPDTEEWNPFWYAPKDQCDNYRECGQYGICDSNASPVCKCPKGFSPKNQQAWNLRDGSGGCIRKTDLDCTKDKFLHLPNMKLPEGTSSFVDKNMTLKDCAALCSRNCSCTAYSNSDIRNGGKGCVIWIGDLIDMRQYTDGGGQDLFVRLAASDLGPHERSQDFLLNEVVISSKKEFSAESQPDELELPLFDFDTIATATDNFSDEKKLGQGGFGCVYMGRLVEGQEIAVKRLSKNSGQGTEEFKNEVRLIARLQHRNLVRLLGCCIEMDEKMLVYEYMEHRSLDSVLFNKARSSLLNWQRRFNIICGTARGLLYLHQDSRFRIIHRDLKASNILLDGEMNPKISDFGMARIFGGDQTEANTKRVVGTYGYMSPEYAMDGLFSAKSDVFSFGVLVLEVVSGKKNRGFYHSNSELNLLGHAWRLWKEGKGMDLIDSAVGDSYNAQEVLRCIQVGLLCVQERAEDRPSMSTVVLMLNSETATMPQPKTPGFCLGRRSTLETDSSNSKQDESCTVNQVTVTMLDAR, encoded by the exons ATGGGAACTATAAGAAATCACCATTTTTGTAGCTTCTTCTTGTTCTTCGCTTTCCTAGCTATCTTCCCAACAATTTCCTTCTCCATTGACACCTTAACTGCTACTCAGTCTATCATAAATAACCAAACTCTCGTCTCCCCAGGTGATGTTTTCGAGTTTGGGTTCTTCACCCTGGAAAATCCAGGTGAATGGTACGTGGGGATATGGTACAAGAACATTCCTGTCAGAACATACGTGTGGATTGCCAACAGAGACAAACCACTCGCGAACTCGTCAGGTATTTTCAAGCTGGAGGATCGAAACATCGTTCTTCTTGACCAAGGACAGAATCTTGTATGGTCATCAAACATAACAAAGGGTGACAACCCTGTTGCACAGTTGTTGGACTCTGGAAATTTGGTTCTAAAAGAAGCAAACATCAACGATGAGACCAACCATTACCTCTGGCAGAGCTTTGATTACCCTACAGATACTTTATTACCAGATATGAAGCTTGGATGGGATCTAAACGCAGGGTTTAACAGATTCTTAACAGCTTGGAGAACTAAAGGAGACCCTTCATCTGGGGATTTCTCATTCAAGCTAGATTATCATGGATTTCCAGAAATATTCTTGTGGAACAAGCAAAGGAGAGAATACAGAAGCGGTCCATGGAACGGTCTAAGGTTTAGCGGTGTTCCGGAAATGAAACCTCTTGATTATATCAGCTTCAACTTTGTCACCAACCAAGATGAGGTATACTACTCATTTTCTATAACAAACAAGAACTTGTTTTCCAGGTTGATAGTTACTCCAACTGGGACTCTTCAAAGATTAACATGGATCCCTGATACTGAAGAATGGAATCCATTTTGGTACGCACCAAAAGACCAGTGTGACAATTACCGGGAGTGCGGTCAGTATGGTATATGTGACAGCAACGCATCTCCAGTTTGCAAATGCCCAAAAGGGTTCAGTCCCAAGAATCAGCAAGCATGGAATTTGAGGGATGGGTCTGGTGGGTGTATTCGGAAGACGGATCTAGATTGCACCAAGGACAAGTTCTTGCACCTGCCTAATATGAAGCTGCCAGAAGGTACTTCTTCATTCGTGGACAAAAATATGACCCTAAAGGATTGTGCAGCTTTGTGCTCCAGGAACTGTTCTTGTACTGCTTATTCTAACTCAGATATTCGAAATGGAGGCAAAGGTTGTGTTATTTGGATTGGTGACCTGATTGATATGAGGCAATATACAGATGGTGGTGGTCAAGATCTCTTTGTTAGATTGGCAGCTTCTGATCTAG GTCCTCATGAAAGAAGCCAAGATTTTCTACTGAATGAGGTGGTTATCTCAAGTAAGAAGGAATTCTCGGCTGAAAGTCAACCTGATGAACTAGAATTACCgttgtttgattttgatacCATAGCAACAGCTACAGATAACTTTTCTGATGAAAAAAAACTTGGGCAAGGTGGTTTTGGCTGCGtatacatg GGTAGGTTGGTTGAGGGTCAAGAAATAGCAGTAAAAAGGCTCTCAAAGAACTCTGGGCAAGGGACTGAAGAATTCAAGAATGAGGTTAGATTGATTGCAAGGCTTCAACATAGGAATCTTGTACGACTTCTTGGTTGCTGCATTGAGATGGATGAGAAGATGCTAGTCTATGAGTACATGGAACACAGGAGCCTGGATTCGGTTTTATTCA ATAAAGCAAGAAGCTCCTTATTAAATTGGCAAAGGCGCTTCAACATTATTTGCGGCACTGCTCGAGGACTTCTATATCTTCACCAGGATTCCAGATTTAGGATCATCCATAGAGATCTCAAAGCAAGCAACATTTTGCTTGATGGAGAAATGAACCCGAAAATTTCAGATTTTGGCATGGCTAGAATTTTTGGTGGTGATCAAACAGAGGCAAATACTAAGAGAGTAGTTGGAACCTA TGGCTATATGTCACCTGAATATGCAATGGATGGTCTCTTCTCAGCAAAATCAGATGTTTTTAGCTTTGGTGTTCTGGTGTTGGAGGTTGTAAGTGGCAAGAAGAACAGAGGATTTTATCACTCAAACAGTGAACTCAACCTTCTTGGCCAT GCTTGGAGATTGTGGAAAGAAGGGAAGGGAATGGACTTAATAGATTCAGCAGTAGGTGATTCCTATAATGCACAAGAAGTACTTAGGTGTATACAGGTTGGCCTTTTGTGTGTGCAAGAGCGTGCAGAAGACAGGCCAAGTATGTCGACCGTGGTTTTGATGTTGAATAGTGAAACAGCAACAATGCCCCAGCCTAAAACCCCTGGCTTTTGCCTAGGACGAAGAAGTACTCTCGAAACTGATTCATCTAACAGTAAGCAAGATGAATCATGCACTGTGAACCAAGTCACAGTTACAATGCTAGATGCCAGGTAA